One Lepisosteus oculatus isolate fLepOcu1 chromosome 27, fLepOcu1.hap2, whole genome shotgun sequence genomic window, aaatgcgatcccttaaattaatgtatttgGTTACTGGGGTTGAACACACTCCTGAGTGTTTGGGACTGCAGTTTCTCCTTATGTGTCTGAAAATCCCTTTGGTCTGGATTAATTAATCCTGCCATTAATTCCGGTGTACAGTAGCTTCCAATACCTTGGTTAAATCAGACTCCCTGTAGCTCAGCTGGATCAAGGCTAGCGATACCAGTCGAGCCTACCACTTTGTGAAATGTCTGTGGTTATTTTACAGTTCAGTCTTACTGCCTTTGAAATAATTGCAGTTGTTTCAGACTTAATTTAAGACTAAATTGGACATTATGTGGTTAAGGGTGGACATAATCTATTTCTCTTTTCAGAgcttgttttggaaaatgtggGTGTTATCCTCTATAATGGAGTGTGATGCTTTAATATTTGTGTGTTAAGTGCTGGTGGCTATTCTGTTCTGAACTGCCACACTTCTTAAAATATAAGCTTTTTTCTACTTTGTTCTACAACAACCTCAGCCTTTTGTAACAGTAAGGCATAAAAAAGAACATGCAGAGTCAGGGGTTATTGCAATATACACTGCCTAACAGAGACAGCTTAGTTTTCAGTTTAGTTCAGGCATTGATTTTGGAATTAAAATATCTCATTAAAGTCAAATGCATCAACCTTCAATTTCTGtaatatttaagaatttaaaaatggTAATTTTATGCACaaattaaacttttcttttttttctctccttagaAAATGCAGAGCTGGTACAATGTAAGTAAGCCTTTCCTTTCCTTCATTCAGTTGTTACTAGAGAACATTCTGGAACGTACCATCACACAGCGTTGTCCTGTTGCTGCCTTCCTATAATGCACTCTGACACCTGAACCTGGAGAGGGGGACAAAAGAAAACCATTTTAAAGTTgacttttaaagtaaaaattggTGGGAAAACCAATTTCTGATTTTGCTTTAGGTGCTAATTCACTTGGTATTATCGTACACCACTCAATGTTTGTAGTGTATCGTTAGATTGTCGCCCGTCATCCAAGCTCCACAGCTTCGTGCAAGTGCATGGTTTTCCAAAACCAGAAAGGTCCGGAAAGCCTGGAAGAATGATTCCCAGAAAGTGAGTGATAAATACTTTCCCTTCATCCAGGTCCTCAGCCCGACATACAAGCAGAGGAACGAGGACTTCAGGAAGATTTTTAAGAAGCTCCCTGACACTGAGCGTTTGATAGTGGGTAGGTGTTGGCTGGGACGCCGCTGCTTATGGACCAGGCCTCTTCTCTCGTAGACACAATAGTCCATTTTGCAGAGAAGGCGTGGTACGTTTTGGGTTTCAGAAACTCCACCCTCATGTTCAGCGATATCAGCTTAGGAGATAAGGCAAAGAGTCTTGATGAGATGTCTTTTCGAACATCGTCTTGAAAGATTCCATTTATTTACCCTGAGAGAGGAAACAACAGGATTTTTCGAAGTATTGAAAATCCACGAGACTGAACTACTTCAGGTTCGGCAGCGTAGCAAGAGTCAAGACCCCTTGGTGGACATCAAGAGGAAAATCATTCAAGTGGTTCATTCTGTACAATATATGGGAATATGGTACAAATCTGCCCTCTGTGTTGTTGAAGTCCACTATGTGGTATTCCTTGGAATAGAGTGAGATGTTATTCAGAAAGCTGCTTTTAATTTAATGACACTGGTAGGAGTGACAGGTCGGGACCTCCCTAATGTATTTTAAGAGAAGTAGTGGAATTGATGACTGGTGGTTGAAAGGCCATAGCAGAGCAAAACTCTGTGTGCTGGCGATTCTGGTGGGAATATAGTCCCTCTCCCCGCCACTCAAAGTCAGATCTTTAAGGTCCTTTTCTGATGCATCATCAAGATGGTTATGGATGGCTGGCTGAATAAAATGGGTTTAAGTGGGGTTCTAAAAACATTCCATACTCAAAACAGGGGTGTGGGCCTCCTGTGTTCAGGAGAACACGAGTCTGGGTCATGCTACAAGCTGCAAGCTGACAGTGCCCAGGATGCACTAAGTTGGTAGGGCAGGATTAGTCAATTGAGACTCTCTGTGatacagcgccccctgtggcctcAAGAGGGGCTTACAAGCAGGCAGGGCTGTTAGTGAGGGATGTGCCTCTTCTCAAATTGCCACTGAACTTCCCATGCGGGGCTGTGTGGCCTGTGATGATCCACATGGGATGGCAATagtgttttaaaagaaaccaaATGCATTACGCTCCAAGAGAACGACACTGGAGGACATTGCTGAGTGCCTTTGTGATCTCTGGCTGCTGTCTGTACCCCAGATTACTCCTGCGCCCTTCAGAAGGACATCCTTCTCCAAGGACGCCTGTATCTCTCCGAGAACTGGATCTGTTTCTACAGCAATATCTTCCGCTGGGAGACCACAGTGAGTGCACCTCTCGCCCCAGTCCGCTTTTCAAGTAGACACACCTGCGCGCGCACACGGAAAGTTTCGTTTTTGATTATTCTAATGTCCTTAtgtatttgggtttttttttttattggcaaAGTTGGCTTTCTGTAGCATTTTGTGGCACTATGGTGACAGCTCCGtggctctctctgtctcagatCACTATTCAGCTGAAGGATATCACGAGCCTGACGAAGGAGAAGACGGCCAAGCTCATTCCCAACGCCATTCAGATCAGCACGGAAGCTGACAAGGTAAGGCAGAGGGCCGGGAGAAGGCGTGTGGCTGTGTGGGGCAGCCGTGGTACAGGCTGGGCAGTGAACACACACCTAGAGCAGTAGGCGAAGTTGCAGCGACAGTTGCGCCCAAAATTCCTTTAACAGATAAGTCTGGTTTCGAAAAGTCGCTCACAATGTGCACGTAGCAAATGAAACAACTTCAACCTCTCGGCTGTCTCCCCTCCTATCTTTTAGGGTGCTTCAGCTCGTCGCCCAGCCTCTGTTTGAGCCGGTCTTTCTCTCTTACGCCCTCAGCTGTCAGGTTCAGCAGCCTGGGCCTTCGGCTCAGGAGCTCTCCCGCAGAGCTCAGTATTCACCACCCCAGCTATGAGGCAGCCCTGATTTGGGTAGGCAGGAGGCCAGCTGTCAGGTATCCTGATCGGAATAACTGACAGCTGGGTTATCTTAGACCTGGTCACAAACGGGCCACTCTTCTCAGGATTAAGAAAACAGGCTGCCCAGCTTCCTCCCTTGCAGGGATCAGGGACAGATGGACGTAGCCAGTCAAAGCTGTCCTGCCTGTATTTGAGAGATGGGAGGAAAATGTCCTTTTGCACAAATGGACACCCAGGACCTAGTAGATGGCGAGAGGCAGAGATAACCATCACAGAACCGTGCGTGCAACATTTTAGTACAGTGATCTCCATCTCTATCCTTGGAGAGCTCCGGTCTGTTACGTTTAATATTTCTAATGTCTAAAGAACCTGAAACAATTCAATTGTGAGCAATGTaagcatgttttgtttttgctgagtGAGGGAACTTAAGGATAATTTGGAACGATAATCTGAATAGCCTTCGGCTCTTATCTGAAGAGTCCACTCAAGGATTAGAATTGTTCAGCCCTTCTTGAGATGCAGATACCTGAGAATAAATGTACGATGTCCGATTAGACAttactgaaagagagagagtaaAACAAACTCTCTCAAACAAACTCTCTATGTGTCTGCGCTGCTATGAGCTTTCTCATACCCTTCTGGAGCCTGATTCTCATTTGTAGATCCCACTGCAAACACCCGATCGAACAGCTGAGTCTGCCTGAAAGAACTGAAGTGTAAGTTGATCTCTAGGTGGAGCTGGCTCTCTCGAGCCGCCCTGTTGTTAACGGCTTCAAACGTGAAGGTTTCGTTCCCGCAGCACAGTTTTATTCATCCCCAGATTCGAAGAGCCTGCCCTGCTTTTGTTCTGGGAGGTTGCAGAAGGCGAGCGTGTTTGGATCTGATGGTTGAGATCCTTCACCTGCATTGCTTGTGTTTCTCCAGCACTTTTTCACCTCGTTTGGAGCCCGGGACCGCAGCTACATGCTGATCTTCAGGTTGTGGCAGAACGCCCTCTTGGACAAGGTACGTCCACGTGCGTCCAGACAGCCCGCTGTGTGTGTTCGCTTCGACCCGTGTGTCATACAGACGCAAATGGGTGACATCTGTGTTCCAGTGGCGAATCGGGCCTCAACTGCTAGAACACTGGCAAAGAGTAGATGATTGCAGACAACCAGATTGATCACGTGTGGCTTTAGGGATGACACAACTGCAACCACCATCTAGCCAGCGATGTGAGTCTGTGAGTGGCTAAGTGTCTCTCCCCCACTCTCTCCCTCAGCCTCTGTCCCCGAAGGAGTTATGGCACATCGTGCACCAGTGTTATGGCACGGAGCTGGGCCTGACCAGCGAAGACGACGACTACGTGTCTCCCACTGAGCACATCAACGGGCTCATGTGAGTTCATCTTGCAGTCGGGTTTCCGATGGGTTGGCCGTCCCTCCTGCCTCGGGCCCGGGGGCCATACCTCAGCCGGGATTTCTGAAGGAAGCGGACACATTCGTTTCAgtgctgcagggcctgatgtagAAGACTCATGTTTCTCCTGCGAGGTGCAGAAGCATTCTGGGGAAAAATCTTGACAGTCTTACCATGTTGGCTCTTCTTAGTTCTCGAATGAGCAGCCCCTTGGAATAACAGGACACCTTTAGAGTGAGCTGGCCTTTGCCAACAGCAGCTGCACTGGGAGAAGGGGGCAGGCACCTTAAAGAAATGCAGAACACAAATGCATGTGACCATAACAGTAGCCAATATTGGTGAATATATGTGAATAGTGACCATCGGCTGACCACACAGTGCACTTCTGCAAAACTGAATTCGCATCTCCTGTGGTCTCACTCAGGATTTGGAccaaatttttcattttctctgttGCTCAGTTTCCAAGCTGGGGGAGGAAAATGTCATGTGGCCGAAAATGCTGTACAGACAGGGTGCACCAATTGTGTTCATGCTTTATTTGGATattaatggctttataaccCCTTCATAACTGCTACGCTGACATTATCATTGCATACAGTGCTTTTACTGGGATGTGTGAAAATGACATAACATGTGCATTTGTGCTTGTTACAATGTGATGCTATTATGCAGCCAAATTCAGATAAAGCATCAATACAGTTGACGTCTCCTGCAATCTTACCACctagcttggggtcagagttgGAATTTAAATTTCAGATGCCCTCTCTCTGCCCTGTCCAGTCCGGGGGAGGAGGTGGTGTCCGAGCTCTTGGAGCTGACCGGCAGCGACCCTCCGTCTCGGAACAGCGTGGACCTCAAGCTGGATCCCAGCCCCCTGGTGGACCGGCAGGGGTCCAGCCGCCTGCACACGTCGCTGGAGAGCGACGGGCCTTCGGTGAGTGCGCAGCCCCCCACGTCTTTCCGAAGACGCGCAAGAGCTGGAAAAATCTCCGGGTTGTCCCGTGCAGTTGTTCAGAAATTATTCCTGCGCTCCACAGCCTTCAGTTTTGTCTTtgattttccatttcttttccaTCTTCTACAGTGTACACTGTTACTCCCATTTCAGCATTGTCTGCAGTTCACTCGAATCTGTGGTGTTGATTGGGACGAGCTGTGGTCCTAATAAGCACAGTTCCCTGTTTTACTCCACTGATGACATCACCCcactttgcacatactgtataatttgagTACTGTCGTCTATACAATATCCTTTTCTCAAtccaaagaaatacattttcagtaaaTTCTATGTAATAATATAGTTCAGAACTACCAGAAGTAAGAATTATCCTCTGTAATTACTTGGTTGGGTTCTGTAAGTCTTTATATGGATGGCTGCTATGTTAGCAAATTTTCTGTTACAGTTGGAAGAATATCACCAGGCATTAAGAGATGTTTGTCTTATGGCGATGCATACTTTTGTTTTCTTGGGTTCCAAGTCAGTGAATgagccatttccctttcatgtttCTGAAACACTTCACAGCGTTATTTATGGTCCTTTTGCTGCTATAATTCTGAAAGAAAagttctgaaatattaaaaagtctCTCTTCTGACATCTAGTTTacctgagcttttttttttaattggatctTATTTTCTTAATCTTTTTAGAAAATCCCTTgactctttatttttattaaactatTTGGGCCACAGCTTTCTAGTATTTGATTTCCTCAACCTTGGGATAAATCTGTTCTGCACTTGAAGATAAATATCTTGAAGCATTCACTACTGATTCCGTAGCTTTCTGCTGCTTTTTTAACTCTCTCATTTGCTTTCCTGAAATTTTGAGACTCGGTCCCTCTCTGTTTTGCCCTCAGTTCCTGGATGACTCGGAACCTCGCTCTGACAGCCAGCAGGACGTCTCGTCCAATCATACGCTGACACCCCTGTCCGAGAGGGTCAAGGGGGAGGGCCCTCTGAGCAACCTCTCCTCATTGGACATCGCCAATGACGACGACTTGCCCACCGACCTCAGCAACTCCTCTGACACGCAGGAAGAGAGTAGGTTAAATTGGGCAGTGTGTCCATCCATCTTAATGCCGTTTGTGTTTCTCTTTTGGCACCTCTCCTGTCTTCCTCACTTTCCATTTTTGTGGTCGGGTCTAAGTGTTGGTCAGTTGGTAGAACTTGTTATTGTCTTGTTTGATGTAAAGACTAAGTGTTCCAGTTCAGATAGGGAGTATTATCTAGTATCATACTTTGCTACTGTACAAAGGCTgagttaaaaatgtttctgcatctTAATTTTTTGTGGTAATCAAATAATAATGTGGTAATAGATAATGAtctataaataatacattttaatgaattgagAAATGCTGTTATCCAATTACTTTAATGGTGTTTTGCCATTATTAATTTACCCTttgtatcatttttttcttttctaacaAATACAAATGTGCAGCATTGAACttggcactgtacagtatatatttggcACAACTCCAAGCACCAGACAGAGGAGAAACAACCACTGCAATATCTGTCAATTTGGATTTACAAGTTTAGAAGGTTTCTTGATTTATTATAACATTCCCCGTcgatgaactggcttcatcactctgttctcttccccactgatagctggtgtgtgggggagTGCACTGGCGAACTCCGGCTGCCATCACAtcgcccaggtggggctgcacactggtggtggtggagttgTTCTTGTTAGGATTCTAACATTGTAATACAATAAAATGGAAAGGAGTCCAAGGGGATGAGTACTTTTGATTGCGGCTGTACAATTCTCCAGCCTCCGCCAGGGCACTGACCAAGGCccagtgggagtgggagtgggagcgGACGATAatggcctgtgtgtgtgtgtgtgttcaggtgAGGTGGAGGCTTTCTGCGCCGACCTGAATGGGCGTCTTCACATCAACGCGGTGTACCGGATCGGGGTGGACCGACTGTACGAGCTGCTGTTCGCCGACTCGCACTTCCTGCAGGACCTCTTTGAGCAGCGCCGGTTCACGGGTGAGGACCCGGGGACGACCCCCTTTCACACTGGTTAAACTTGCACAGCAAACGCTGTTTGCCAGAAATGTCACGGCCTATAAAAAGAAAGCTGTATGAATGGTACTCTTGTGGGAAGGGTAGAATTTAATGAGCCCATTTAAGTCTACCCATCATTAAATAGCTTTGCATGCAGTGTTCTGAATACTTGACAATTCAAAATCTTCACGTATAGGTATAACTGTTTCAAAAATATCTCACGTTTTACATGATGTTTCTTTCACTGGGAAAATTTTGAATCCTCGGAGGGTATTTGGTGAATTTGGCATATTCAGAATATGACTAGGTTTGTGGATAATATCTTGTTAATCTTGTTTACATAgcattgaaaagctttccaaaaTATGTGTAGCAAGCTGGCAAACAAAGGGATTGTAGTGGCAGTGGACCGGCCACTAGAGGCCGCCAAAAAGCATGGAATTGTTGTAAATAGACACAATGGGTGTCATTTTATTACAATGCTGATTGGGCGTAATATTGCACTCTCACATGGGTGCAGTTAGTagttttatttcatatatatgtatatgtatagagatgtctgaaataaaactacttttttattcatttccaTACCCATCACCCATAATGTAATAATCTTTATATAGGGCTTGCACTGTTCTAGTTGTAGTCCTGGAAAATCTTACAATAACACTACTGGCACTGCTTTTGACTTTTCATTATGATCTGCATCTGGAACTAGCCTCATTTAAGGTAAAGTCCAATTAAAATTCCCATGAGGATTCCCAACTGTATTTGTCTGAGCTCATGTCCCACGAGcagctgttgtgcttgaagtgAGGAGGGTTTGACTCTTGGTATTCAATGGAATTGAGAGAAATTACATTTAGAATTAACAGAATATCACTCTCTTTTCATCCTGGTGGAGGGGCTTAAAAATGCACTTTGGGAATCTGTGTTGAATCTGGCTGTTTTATGGTTgtccagttttaaaaaaataacattgatgTTTCTTAACAATCacttttctctctctgcctcccctTCCAATCCTCTCGCTCAGATCTGACCATGAATGACTGGCACCAAGAGAACAGTGGGAACTCCACCAGAGTGCTGACCTACACCATTGCCATCAACAACCCACTGGGACCAAAGACCGCCCCTGTGGTGGAGACACAGGTCAGAGACCAGTCACACTGCAGGGGGTGTGGATGTAGACAGCATTTGCCCCAAGAGGGAACCACTCTGTTTCTTTACCATTAGGAGTCTTCCTGTGGATTGGACCCTACAGTCCAGGGATGGCCTGAAGGGAGGGAAGGAGTCTATTGGGTTTAACATCTCAAAGACATCTAAGAGATGACATGTGTGGACCCCTCTATCCCTGGATGGCTGGGAACTGGGGAATCATGTATTTGGTTCAAAGCTCTCCAAACGTCTCTCTTAAAGATACCATGGCAGATTAAAGAATTGGAACGGAAGTTGACTGCTTGATTGCTGACTTGTGAAGCTTTCTGGAACCAGGGCTCTGCAGGAAAATAAATGTCCGTTCTGAAGTGCTGTAATGGAGCACATACTGCTTGTTTTTACTGGCATAATTGGGggttaaagtacagtatagaaGTTGATCAGGAATACAGTAGAAGTTTCCATCTTGTATGTACAGTCCCTTGGTGTCCTGTCTGTGGAAGCTTTTTTTCTGGCTGTTGAACCCTAGTTATGCCCCATAGCAACTGTGTGTCCTCTCTCCTCCCACAGACCCTGTACAAAAGCAGCCAGAAACATGAATGCTATGTGGTGGACTCTGAGGTCATCACACACGGCATCCCCTACCAAGACTACTTTTACACCGTGCACCGCTACTGCCTCACCAGCGTGGCGCGGAACAAGTGCCGGCTCAGGTGAGCGAGCGTGGCCGTGGCACAGCTCTGCCGACTGGGGTACAGGCCCGGCCGCTTCTCCGGAGCGTAGTAATACCAGCGGGGAACGTCTCCTCTTTGCCTCAGGGTTTCCTCGGACATCCGTTACCGGAAACAGCCCTGGAGCCTGGTGAAGGCCCTGATCGAGAAAAACACCTGGAGTGGCATCGAGGAGTACTACAGACACCTAGGTAACCCTGAAAGCAAGACCTGGAGGGGTTTAGATGATTGTTACTGGCAGGATGTGTTTAATGATAATCCTTCCATTACCAGGAAGCCTATAATCCTGGTGAGGGTTGCACCAATCTGGAGCCTGTCTTGGCAGTATAGGGCATACAGTATAACTGCTGTGTCCCTCAAGGAGGTGCCAGCCTGTTCGAGGGTTGTTGTTCCTTTAAAGTAACAGGATTGACTGTTTGCTTCTGTGTGTTATTGGCCAGAGGTGAGGGAGCTGACTGTGTCAAGCTTGCTGTAGTATCGTAGGCCAGGGGTAAGGGAGCTGACTGTATGATAATAATGGTGACTGCAGTTGTATTACAGAAGCCATCATCTGGAATGACTCGTTATGTTGGAGTGACAGACATGACTGTTGCATTATTAACAGGACTGGCTACATCTGTTATTACAGCCGGGCTGCAGACTTGTTTTGAATGGTGTCTTTCATCATACGTGATGAGTAGCTGTGTGTTAGAGACTCTGAATAGGTGAGGCGATGGACTCGACACAGGTGTCTAGACAAAGAGCACCCAGTCACCTCACAGATGGGGATTTCGGCCTCCAGGAAATCCTCCACAGGTCGTGCTGCGGATGTTTCACCTGGGGGGATCGAGCCGGGTGAATGAGGGAGTGGCCGAGCGGCGGTCAAAGCGCGCGCTGACGTTGTGGGGTGTCTCTGTCAGAAATGGAGGTGTCGAAGCTGGAGGCCCTGCTGCAGACCGACGTGGTGGTCGGGGAGGCCCCCTGCAAGGGGCCCGGGCTGCGCCGGCGCAAGCGCGCCTCCGGCCGCCGGGGGGCGCTGCACGACGCGACGGGAGCGGCGGGTCCTCTCTCGGAGAAGGAGCGGCCGGCCAGAGGCGGCACAGGTAGGGGCACGGGGGGGcacgggaggaggaggagtggaaCCAGTATTTGACCGCAAAATGTTTCCTCCAACCACTGACTTTCCAGCAACCCCCTAGCTCTCACGTGAATGAAGGATTCTTCTTTTCCTAGGATTTGTATTGATTTACTCGGGATCTTCTCATTTGACAATTTTTAAAGCATGACGTCGGCATTTGATGTTAAAGTTGTCATTATGTGCACAAAATAAAGCTTTACTGACTTGCGTTTCTTCCATTCTCTGTATTGTGAAGCAGCTTTGGTGTAAACAAGTTGAAAGCCACTCAGTTTCTGTCACATATCTCCTGTGTGGAGCTTTGATTATGACTTAAAGTATTGACTCGGCGTTGATTGGGCTTGTTAGTCAGTGCGTTAACCTCTAGCTGGCGGAGCTAGTGCCTCGCTGTTGTGAAACTGTGACCTCTACTGGTCAACAGGGGTATTGCAAGGCTTTTAGTTTTGGTTTCATCCGCTGAAAGCCCCAAAAACACCTGGTCTCTCAAGACTCGTGCAGCAGGTTTTCCTTGAATTTGCAATAGGGGATCTTTCAAACATGCAAGGTGAGTGCAGTGGAAAAGATCCCTCGTGATTATAGCAGAGATGCAGCGGCACAGATGTTAACTTTAAGGACTCGATTTAGTTGACAGAAACGAGTAA contains:
- the gramd1a gene encoding protein Aster-A isoform X3, which produces MSGKGTQKLVAAQAAPVPIPTLTVLPPSSDTEAWSSRSPSPRPRRPRKGRQATAETNLLQLPGAGDVLAHSSDEEAPSWSRCSTPSASPRRRRFLLQKWLHRDRPDRAEGAGVSDECSTASNSPRSTPSNSPAVRRRLLVASLSARSCDSEGAPTPDRISDANLAPGPQPAPSYPLAARNFARNAKKMQSWYNVLSPTYKQRNEDFRKIFKKLPDTERLIVDYSCALQKDILLQGRLYLSENWICFYSNIFRWETTITIQLKDITSLTKEKTAKLIPNAIQISTEADKHFFTSFGARDRSYMLIFRLWQNALLDKPLSPKELWHIVHQCYGTELGLTSEDDDYVSPTEHINGLIPGEEVVSELLELTGSDPPSRNSVDLKLDPSPLVDRQGSSRLHTSLESDGPSFLDDSEPRSDSQQDVSSNHTLTPLSERVKGEGPLSNLSSLDIANDDDLPTDLSNSSDTQEESEVEAFCADLNGRLHINAVYRIGVDRLYELLFADSHFLQDLFEQRRFTDLTMNDWHQENSGNSTRVLTYTIAINNPLGPKTAPVVETQTLYKSSQKHECYVVDSEVITHGIPYQDYFYTVHRYCLTSVARNKCRLRVSSDIRYRKQPWSLVKALIEKNTWSGIEEYYRHLEMEVSKLEALLQTDVVVGEAPCKGPGLRRRKRASGRRGALHDATGAAGPLSEKERPARGGTGAQYFKLGERSQGGNLSTILLIVSFILVVLVALNMLLFYKLWSLERAAHTLETWHSYALTDSSKLPQTASEWAQILELQKQFHQAEIQKWQQILKASVGLLDEMKLSLEKLHTGITTPEVQQDPQAQPESKLPQQ